One region of Xylanimonas ulmi genomic DNA includes:
- a CDS encoding DNA polymerase Y family protein, with the protein MTAEPPPAPAPAPRGRRPAAGPVRTAALWVPDWPVVAAMGAAGVDAHLPAAVLAHQGVVATSAVARSAGVRRGMRRRVARERCPELVLLDADDARDVREFEPVAVAAETVVAGVEVARPGLLLLPSDGPARYHGTEGELARALVEAVGAAGFEAQVGVGDGVLAAVLAARGDVVVPPGQSRAFLAPRPTADLLHAVTDPGGITAVRDAVDLWWRLGVRTLGDLAALAPASVSGRFGALGAWAQRLARGEDLRPPARRRPEEDLAVGADLDPPALRVDVAAFAARRLAEELYELLSRRGLACGRLRITARTEEAELERVWRTDDTATGGLSAARITDRVRWQLEGWLTRASARGGRSRGGGDAPPAPIVRLALAAEEVVPAGTHQPGLWGADAGGDVRARRALGRVQGLLGGDAVLTVAVQGGRDPRDRVHLTPFGEQAVPPRDAALPWPGALPPPAPATVLERPARARVLDAEGHEVRLAPRLRLSAPPAEVEISPREGDGSARAPQSPSARGERVVGWAGPWPLMERWWEPDGGTRRVLLQVALGDGRGLLLATGGEGWAVEAVYD; encoded by the coding sequence ATGACCGCCGAGCCGCCCCCGGCGCCCGCCCCGGCCCCGCGAGGCCGCCGCCCGGCGGCGGGCCCGGTCCGCACCGCCGCGCTGTGGGTCCCCGACTGGCCCGTCGTCGCGGCGATGGGCGCCGCCGGCGTCGACGCGCACCTGCCCGCCGCGGTGCTCGCCCACCAGGGCGTCGTGGCGACGTCGGCCGTGGCGCGCTCGGCGGGGGTGCGTCGCGGGATGCGCCGCCGGGTCGCGCGCGAGCGCTGCCCGGAGCTGGTGCTGCTCGACGCCGACGACGCGCGCGACGTGCGCGAGTTCGAGCCGGTCGCGGTGGCGGCCGAGACGGTGGTCGCGGGCGTCGAGGTGGCGCGGCCAGGACTCCTGCTCCTGCCCTCCGACGGCCCGGCGCGCTACCACGGCACGGAGGGGGAGCTGGCGCGCGCGTTGGTCGAGGCGGTGGGCGCGGCCGGGTTCGAGGCGCAGGTCGGGGTGGGCGACGGCGTCCTCGCCGCGGTGCTCGCGGCGCGCGGCGACGTCGTCGTGCCGCCGGGGCAGTCGCGGGCGTTCCTCGCGCCACGACCCACCGCGGACCTGCTGCACGCCGTGACCGACCCCGGGGGGATCACGGCGGTGCGCGACGCCGTCGACCTGTGGTGGCGGCTCGGCGTGCGCACCCTGGGCGACCTGGCGGCGCTGGCCCCGGCGAGCGTGAGCGGACGGTTCGGAGCGCTGGGCGCCTGGGCGCAGCGGCTGGCGCGCGGCGAGGACCTGCGCCCGCCCGCGCGCCGCCGGCCCGAGGAGGACCTCGCCGTCGGGGCGGACCTGGACCCGCCGGCGCTGCGCGTCGACGTCGCGGCGTTCGCCGCCCGGCGCCTGGCCGAGGAGCTGTACGAGCTGCTGTCGCGGCGTGGGCTGGCGTGCGGGCGCCTGCGCATCACGGCGCGCACCGAGGAGGCCGAGCTGGAACGGGTGTGGCGCACGGACGACACGGCGACCGGCGGGCTGAGCGCCGCGCGCATCACCGACCGGGTGCGCTGGCAGCTCGAGGGGTGGCTGACGCGCGCGTCCGCTCGGGGCGGGCGCTCGCGGGGCGGGGGCGACGCGCCGCCCGCGCCGATCGTGCGCCTGGCGCTCGCGGCGGAGGAGGTCGTGCCGGCGGGGACGCACCAGCCGGGCCTGTGGGGCGCCGACGCCGGCGGCGACGTGCGCGCCCGTCGCGCGCTGGGGCGCGTGCAGGGTCTGCTGGGCGGTGACGCGGTGCTCACGGTCGCGGTGCAGGGCGGCCGCGACCCGCGCGACCGCGTGCACCTGACCCCGTTCGGCGAGCAGGCGGTGCCGCCCCGCGACGCGGCGCTCCCGTGGCCGGGCGCCCTCCCGCCTCCGGCGCCGGCCACCGTGCTCGAACGTCCGGCGCGCGCCCGCGTCCTGGATGCCGAGGGCCACGAGGTGCGGCTCGCCCCCCGCCTGCGCCTGTCCGCCCCGCCCGCGGAGGTGGAGATCTCTCCCCGCGAGGGCGATGGCAGCGCCCGCGCGCCGCAGAGCCCTTCCGCCCGCGGGGAGCGGGTGGTGGGGTGGGCCGGGCCCTGGCCGCTCATGGAGCGGTGGTGGGAGCCGGACGGCGGCACGCGGCGCGTGCTGCTGCAGGTGGCGCTCGGCGACGGGCGCGGGCTGCTGCTCGCCACCGGCGGCGAGGGGTGGGCGGTGGAGGCCGTCTATGACTGA
- a CDS encoding Na/Pi symporter gives MVDAAAVVVPGRGPARAADLAEPADEDKPGLDQAALGAVRLATLDTPPWVRALGWVGVIALIYLLITAVSVIGRGFSGLSGDAAQSLFAFAANPWVGLFVGVLSTVLIQSSTTTTAITVTAVGAGALPLASAVPILFGANVGTTLTSTLIALGYIGNRREYRRALEASSIHDFYNWLALLVFFPIELAFQPLQRLSGALADVLYGTSLMPDPAGFNLVRTITRPVVNVITGATANLDALLGPLVAIVIGASMIFAAVKLLGKLLKRLMVGRARDLLTRAAGRNSTVGVVTGTGVTFVTQSSTVTTSILIPFAAGGFLTSKQLYPITVGANIGTTFTTVLAAFAVIGQDARIGLQAAFVHLLFNLLSLLVIYVIPLLRPVPLRCAEALARVASARTWVIGVYVAACYVVIPALVILLVGVL, from the coding sequence ATGGTGGATGCGGCAGCCGTCGTCGTGCCGGGCAGGGGGCCAGCGAGGGCCGCGGACTTGGCCGAGCCTGCGGACGAGGACAAACCCGGACTGGATCAAGCCGCGCTCGGCGCGGTCCGTCTGGCGACCCTGGACACCCCGCCCTGGGTGCGCGCGCTCGGCTGGGTCGGGGTCATCGCGCTGATCTACCTGCTGATCACCGCCGTCAGCGTCATCGGACGCGGCTTCTCGGGGCTGAGCGGCGACGCCGCGCAGAGCCTGTTCGCGTTCGCCGCCAACCCGTGGGTGGGGCTGTTCGTCGGCGTGCTCAGCACCGTCCTGATCCAGTCGTCGACGACGACGACGGCGATCACGGTCACGGCCGTCGGCGCCGGCGCGCTGCCACTGGCCTCGGCCGTGCCCATCCTGTTCGGCGCCAACGTCGGCACCACGCTGACGAGCACGCTGATCGCGCTCGGGTACATCGGCAACCGCCGCGAGTACCGCAGGGCGCTGGAGGCCTCCTCGATCCACGACTTCTACAACTGGCTCGCGCTGCTGGTGTTCTTCCCGATCGAGCTCGCGTTCCAGCCGCTGCAGCGGCTCAGCGGCGCGCTGGCCGACGTGCTGTACGGCACGTCGCTGATGCCCGATCCGGCGGGCTTCAACCTGGTGCGGACCATCACGCGGCCGGTCGTCAACGTGATCACGGGCGCGACGGCGAACCTCGACGCCCTCCTCGGCCCACTGGTGGCGATCGTCATCGGCGCGAGCATGATCTTCGCGGCGGTCAAGCTCCTCGGCAAGCTGCTCAAGCGGCTCATGGTCGGCCGCGCGCGCGACCTGCTCACCCGCGCCGCGGGGCGCAACTCGACCGTCGGCGTGGTGACGGGCACGGGGGTGACCTTTGTGACGCAGTCCTCGACGGTCACCACCTCGATCCTCATCCCGTTCGCCGCGGGCGGCTTCCTCACCTCCAAGCAGCTCTACCCGATCACCGTCGGGGCGAATATCGGCACGACCTTCACCACGGTGCTCGCGGCGTTCGCGGTCATCGGCCAGGACGCGCGGATCGGCCTGCAGGCGGCCTTCGTGCACCTGCTGTTCAACCTCCTGTCGCTGCTCGTGATCTACGTGATCCCGCTCCTGCGTCCGGTGCCCCTGCGCTGCGCCGAGGCGCTGGCGCGGGTCGCCTCCGCGCGAACCTGGGTCATCGGCGTGTACGTCGCCGCGTGCTACGTCGTCATCCCGGCGCTCGTGATCCTGCTGGTCGGAGTGCTGTAG
- a CDS encoding YbhB/YbcL family Raf kinase inhibitor-like protein: MSLERPYPPDPYSLLPQAPTFTLTSPDITDGQRLDATFSADGENVSPALAWSGFPEGTQSFVVNVFDPDAPTPSGYWHWSVVDLPVTTTSLPRGAGAVGGAGLPAGAFHVRNDGGEHGFIGAAPPPGDHEHRYYFAVHAVDVPKLGVGPDASNATVAFHLAFHTLARAVIVASYQR, from the coding sequence ATGTCACTTGAGCGCCCGTATCCCCCGGACCCGTACTCCCTCCTGCCTCAGGCGCCCACGTTCACTCTGACCAGCCCCGACATCACCGACGGGCAGCGTCTCGACGCGACGTTCTCAGCCGACGGCGAGAACGTCTCACCCGCGCTCGCGTGGTCGGGCTTCCCCGAGGGCACGCAGTCCTTTGTGGTCAACGTCTTCGACCCGGACGCCCCGACGCCGTCGGGCTACTGGCACTGGAGCGTGGTCGATCTGCCCGTGACGACGACGTCGCTGCCGCGCGGCGCCGGCGCCGTCGGCGGCGCGGGGCTGCCCGCCGGCGCCTTCCACGTGCGCAACGACGGCGGCGAGCACGGCTTCATCGGCGCCGCCCCGCCGCCCGGCGACCACGAGCACCGGTACTACTTCGCGGTGCACGCGGTCGACGTCCCCAAGCTCGGGGTGGGGCCAGACGCGTCGAACGCGACGGTCGCGTTCCACCTCGCGTTCCACACGCTGGCGCGCGCCGTCATCGTCGCCTCCTACCAGCGGTGA
- a CDS encoding YbaK/EbsC family protein encodes MTLPRLGDLAWAPALDHPDLLAPNALAALRSWAAREAGVADQVAVAPIDPDHADTTTLNDVHGLPPEASANCVLVAGRRGDVERVAACVVPATTFADVNARVRKLLDVRKASFMARERAVAESGQEYGGIGPLGLPAGWRVLIDARFARPGALALQGSGVRRSKVLMTGALLCALPGVEVVEDLGIER; translated from the coding sequence GTGACGCTGCCGAGGCTGGGCGACCTGGCCTGGGCGCCCGCGCTCGACCACCCCGACCTGCTCGCGCCGAACGCCCTGGCCGCACTGCGGTCGTGGGCGGCGCGCGAGGCGGGCGTGGCGGACCAGGTCGCCGTCGCCCCGATCGACCCCGACCACGCGGACACCACGACGCTCAACGACGTCCACGGCCTGCCGCCTGAGGCGAGCGCCAACTGCGTGCTGGTGGCGGGGCGGCGCGGCGACGTCGAGCGCGTTGCCGCGTGCGTCGTGCCCGCCACGACGTTCGCCGACGTCAACGCCCGGGTGCGCAAGTTGCTCGACGTGCGCAAGGCGTCGTTCATGGCGCGCGAGCGCGCGGTGGCCGAGTCGGGGCAGGAGTACGGCGGCATCGGGCCGCTGGGCCTGCCCGCGGGGTGGCGGGTGCTCATCGACGCGCGGTTCGCGCGCCCGGGCGCGCTCGCGTTGCAGGGCTCGGGCGTGCGGCGGTCCAAGGTGCTCATGACCGGCGCGCTGCTGTGCGCGCTGCCGGGCGTCGAGGTGGTCGAGGACCTCGGGATCGAGCGCTGA
- a CDS encoding siderophore-interacting protein, whose amino-acid sequence MTETLTPTVVEPQVRPWRMFDVEVVRVVRLCPSFVRITFTGPDLHLVADNGRDQRIKLLLPAPCGGWEYLDRQSPDWFTSWRQLPEERRNPLRTYTVRAVRQDRGEVDVDVVLHGDTGPASRWAHGARPGTPLVIIAPDARYDGPHGGVGFAPPERSHALLIAGDETAVPAIAAICESLPDDAVGEVILEVPHPEDRWTLVAPAGVRVRWLGRDGAEHGRLLVPAVEAAADRLLAMGVRPSSAPGPVATAEPSTSLEDVDVDRDVLWEVPIDDDGHALTQDAVLYAWLAGEAGVIKALRRHLVAERGVDRQAVAFMGYWRRGKAEI is encoded by the coding sequence GTGACCGAGACTCTCACTCCCACGGTGGTCGAGCCCCAGGTGCGGCCGTGGCGCATGTTCGACGTCGAGGTCGTACGGGTGGTGCGCCTGTGCCCCTCCTTCGTGCGCATCACGTTCACCGGACCCGACCTGCACCTGGTCGCCGACAACGGGCGCGACCAGCGCATCAAGCTGTTGCTGCCCGCCCCGTGCGGCGGCTGGGAGTACCTCGACCGGCAGAGCCCCGACTGGTTCACCTCGTGGCGGCAACTGCCCGAGGAGCGCCGCAACCCGCTGCGCACCTACACCGTGCGCGCGGTGCGCCAGGACCGGGGCGAGGTCGACGTCGACGTCGTGCTGCACGGCGACACCGGCCCGGCCTCACGCTGGGCCCACGGCGCCCGTCCCGGCACGCCGCTGGTCATCATCGCCCCCGACGCGCGCTACGACGGCCCGCACGGCGGGGTCGGCTTCGCCCCGCCCGAGCGCTCGCACGCGCTGCTGATCGCCGGAGACGAGACGGCCGTGCCCGCCATCGCGGCGATCTGCGAGTCGCTGCCCGACGACGCCGTCGGCGAGGTGATCCTCGAGGTGCCCCATCCCGAGGACCGCTGGACGCTCGTGGCGCCCGCCGGGGTGCGCGTGCGCTGGCTCGGGCGCGACGGCGCCGAGCACGGGCGGTTGCTGGTCCCCGCCGTCGAGGCCGCCGCCGACCGACTGCTTGCGATGGGGGTGCGCCCGTCGAGCGCGCCGGGGCCCGTCGCGACGGCGGAGCCGTCGACGTCGCTCGAGGACGTCGACGTCGACCGCGACGTGCTGTGGGAGGTGCCGATCGACGACGACGGGCACGCACTGACCCAGGACGCCGTCCTGTACGCGTGGCTGGCGGGCGAGGCGGGCGTCATCAAGGCGCTGCGCCGCCACCTGGTGGCCGAGCGCGGCGTCGACCGTCAGGCCGTCGCGTTCATGGGCTACTGGCGGCGCGGCAAAGCCGAGATCTGA
- a CDS encoding MerR family transcriptional regulator, with protein sequence MLLSNVKRSEGEWWSVRISALSERTGVPVATLKYYLREGLVPPGRPTAATQAAYDAGHVERVRLVRALTQTAGLALADVRRVLGVLDNPPADRLALLGAAQEAMLGAEATASGPGGEDPWPARVAAGLAELGWDCDPTLAARLAAQLRDAQRAGVAGLEDGWTAWARASRDVALADLASVPGDEEGAVRQVVVGTLLTDPVLATLRRIAQREVATDAAGVREADVTPEDASG encoded by the coding sequence GTGCTACTCTCCAATGTCAAGAGGTCGGAGGGAGAGTGGTGGTCCGTGCGGATCTCGGCCCTGTCGGAGCGGACGGGTGTGCCCGTCGCCACGCTCAAGTACTACCTGCGCGAGGGGCTCGTGCCACCCGGGCGTCCGACCGCCGCGACGCAGGCCGCCTACGACGCGGGACACGTCGAACGGGTGCGACTCGTGCGCGCGCTGACCCAGACAGCCGGACTCGCCCTCGCCGACGTGCGCCGGGTGCTCGGCGTGCTCGACAACCCGCCCGCCGACCGGCTCGCGCTGCTCGGCGCGGCGCAGGAGGCCATGCTCGGCGCCGAGGCGACGGCGTCGGGCCCCGGCGGCGAGGACCCGTGGCCCGCGCGGGTCGCGGCTGGCCTCGCCGAACTGGGGTGGGACTGCGACCCGACGTTGGCGGCGCGGCTCGCCGCGCAGTTGCGCGACGCTCAGCGCGCCGGCGTCGCGGGCCTGGAGGACGGGTGGACGGCCTGGGCGCGCGCGAGCCGCGACGTGGCGCTGGCCGACCTCGCCTCGGTGCCGGGCGACGAGGAGGGCGCCGTGCGGCAGGTCGTCGTCGGCACGCTGCTGACCGACCCCGTGCTCGCGACCCTGCGGCGCATCGCGCAGCGGGAGGTGGCGACCGACGCTGCGGGTGTCCGCGAGGCGGACGTCACACCCGAGGATGCCTCTGGGTGA
- a CDS encoding DUF4188 domain-containing protein, with product MPALTTHQHDGALAVFLIGARVNKLWRPDAWIPAFAAMGPMLRELYRDPDSGFLGARTLIGGRGVTVVQYWRSVEHVYRYANDDARRHRPAWLAFYRRAKRVPGAVGVWHETFHVPDGGHETLYVDMPPFGLARATGAVPAARRGRTARERLQGRAR from the coding sequence ATGCCGGCACTCACCACACACCAGCACGACGGCGCGCTCGCCGTCTTCCTCATCGGGGCGCGCGTCAACAAGCTCTGGCGCCCCGACGCCTGGATCCCGGCGTTCGCCGCGATGGGTCCCATGCTCCGCGAGCTGTACCGCGACCCCGACTCGGGGTTCCTGGGCGCGCGCACCCTGATCGGCGGCCGCGGCGTCACCGTGGTGCAGTACTGGCGCAGCGTCGAGCACGTGTACCGCTACGCCAACGACGACGCGCGCCGGCACCGCCCCGCATGGCTTGCCTTCTACCGGCGGGCCAAGCGCGTGCCGGGCGCCGTCGGCGTCTGGCACGAGACCTTTCACGTGCCCGACGGCGGCCACGAGACGCTGTACGTCGACATGCCGCCGTTCGGGCTCGCGCGCGCCACGGGCGCCGTGCCCGCCGCACGCCGCGGCCGCACGGCGCGCGAGCGGCTCCAAGGCCGCGCGCGCTGA